In Cucurbita pepo subsp. pepo cultivar mu-cu-16 chromosome LG10, ASM280686v2, whole genome shotgun sequence, the DNA window AAGGTTATGAACATATGCATGAGAATAAGGCAAGGCCACCAATTTGGGAGGGTGGTGCACCAGCTACCCGTTGGAGTGACGACATTGATCATGATATGCCATCCCCCTCGGCTAGAGGATCTTATTGTTACTGTCTCTTCTGAAAAACaagcaccagtggtctagtggtagaatagtaccctgccacggtacagacccgggttcgattcccggctGGTGcatcctatttttttatttttttatttttctatttttctatttttctatttttttatttttttatttttttatttttctatttttttatttttttatttttttttattttttttatctaattgTCTTTTCTTAGTACGTTCCTTAGTTagttttagggtttatgtTTATTAGTTTCTAtgttaacaaaaatattttctttaatgaaGTCTGAATcatcttattatatattttaattattattattattatttttgagatgtatttcaatatattttgttattttgtagATTTATACTTGTGTGGGTTACAAGTCACATGGCATGACacttgtggataaataaatatatacacgTACAAATTTAATGGgataaaatagtattaatgGGATAAAATAGTATATTATTTGGAGTGTAACGTTTAAATTgacattttcatataatttcacatgaaatttcttggaatttcatttcaatcttTCTCTTCTCGTGTTTGATACGGTGATCATTGTAGCAAGTctatccatattttttttttttgtctcattAATCTTCTCTAATCTAAAGATCCACCTTTATTGCTTTCTCtcttattatttctttatctaTAACTCGTTCAAGCcttttacatatatatacatataatgtttttgtattataaaatcattagaattacaaaaataaccctattaattttttttagaacatgaaaaaaaaaaaatgaaaggcatgaaaataacaaaaaaaaaaaaaaaaaaaNAATTTGATCTCATTTAATGTAACATTTAACTTTTGAACTATTTTTAGACCAAAATGCCACAAAATATGAATACACTTTGGATATGGAAATTCCATTGGAAATTTCCTTCACTTTTATCTCTACCTTTAATAGTGGaagttctatttttattttattaaaccttttttttttttagtttttgtcaTCTTTCCTTATTGGATTGATATTGCCTTGGGAAGTTTAATGGAAATTATGTTTTATCcacacaaattaatttaatcacTAATAATGGAgactatatataaaaataaaaaatttaaataactatACAATTGGAATCAAGATTATCCcttagttaaattataatataatgttattgaataaataaatgataaatttatggactttttttattaaaaaaaatataatttaatcacttttcttttatggctatatatatatatatatatatgaagaaCAATAGAACCAAGACACTCTACCACAAAAGAAACCCATTTCCTGTTAGTTTGGCGTCCATCCATGGCTTCCAGTTCCCCCAGAAACCAGCTTCAGGTTCAGCCCCACTTTGTGTTAGTCCCGCTCATGGCTCAAGGCCACATGATACCCATGACCGACATCGCCACTCTCCTCGCGCATCGCGGCATCTTCGTCACCTTCGTCACCACCCCATTCAATGCCATCAGGTTCGAATCCTTCTTCGCTCGGGCTAAGCAATCCGCCCTCCCCATTTCGCTCCTCAAAATCCCCTTCCCTTGCCTCCAAGTCGGCCTCCCTCTCGGCTGCGAGAATCTCGACGCTCTGCCATCTCGTGCACTTCTCAGGAATTTCTACGAAGCTCTGTCTCTGCTTCAGCAGCCATTGGAGCAGTTCTTGGaccatcatcttcttcctcctacCTGCATAGTTTCGGATAAGTATTTGTATTGGACATCACAAATTGCTCACAGATTCAGATGCCCAAGGGTCATCTTTCATGGCACTGGCTGCTTCTCACTCTTGAGCACACACAATCTCCAACTCTACAGTCCCCACACCTCGGTTGATTCTGATAAACAGCCGTTTTTGGTGCCTCGATTGCCTCATAAgattgaaattacaaaatccCAACTCCCTGGATCCTTAGTAAAGTCCCCTGATTTCGATGATATCCGAGAGAAAATAAGAGAGGCAGAACAGGAAGCTTATGGGGTTGTGGTAAATAGCTTTACAGAGCTGGAAGATGGGTATTCTGAAATTTACCAGCGCCAAATTAACAAGAAACTGTGGTGCGTTGGGCCGGTTTCGCTTTGCAACAAAACGAGTTCAGAAAAATACAACAGGGGAAACAGAGCACCCATAAAACAGAGCCATTGCTTAAACTGGCTTGATTCTATGATCCCGAGATCAGTCCTTTACATCTGTCTCGGAAGCTTATGTCGAATGATTCCTTCACAACTCATCCAAATTGGGCAGAGCTTAGAATCTTCAAATCGTCCGTTCATCTGGATTATCAAGAACAGAGACGAGAATTGCTCTGAGCTGGAAAAATGGGTATCCGAAGAGGGATTCGAGGAGAAAATCAAAGGGAGGGGATTGATCATCAGGGGTTGGGCTCCCCAGCTAATGATTCTCTCGCATCCGTCAATCGGTGGGTTCGTAACGCACTGTGGGTGGAACTCGACGGTGGAAGGGATCTGCAGCGGGGTGCCGATGATCACATGGCCTCAATTTGCAGAGCAGTTCTTGAATGAGAAGCTGGTGGTGGAAGTACTGAAGATCGGAGTGAGGATAGGGGTGGAAGGAGCAGTGCGATGGGGGGAAGAGGAAAGAGTGAAGAGGGATTCGAGGAGAAAATCAAAGGGAGGGGATTGATCATCAGGGGTTGGGCTCCCCAGCTAATGATTCTCTCGCATCCGTCAATCGGTGGGTTCGTAACGCACTGTGGGTGGAACTCGACGGTGGAAGGGATCTGCAGCGGGGTGCCGATGATCACATGGCCTCAATTTGCA includes these proteins:
- the LOC111804337 gene encoding UDP-glycosyltransferase 73D1-like — encoded protein: MASSSPRNQLQVQPHFVLVPLMAQGHMIPMTDIATLLAHRGIFVTFVTTPFNAIRFESFFARAKQSALPISLLKIPFPCLQVGLPLGCENLDALPSRALLRNFYEALSLLQQPLEQFLDHHLLPPTCIVSDKYLYWTSQIAHRFRCPRVIFHGTGCFSLLSTHNLQLYSPHTSVDSDKQPFLVPRLPHKIEITKSQLPGSLVKSPDFDDIREKIREAEQEAYGVVVNSFTELEDGYSEIYQRQINKKLWCVGPVSLCNKTSSEKYNRGNRAPIKQSHCLNWLDSMIPRSVLYICLGSLCRMIPSQLIQIGQSLESSNRPFIWIIKNRDENCSELEKWVSEEGFEEKIKGRGLIIRGWAPQLMILSHPSIGGFVTHCGWNSTVEGICSGVPMITWPQFAEQFLNEKLVVEVLKIGVRIGVEGAVRWGEEERGGVLVKKEAIEEAIEMAMDGGEEGEERRRRSRALSKMASKAMENGGSSHSNFSLFIQDVMAQSALLNP